The stretch of DNA ACACCCCGTCGCAGTCGGGCGATTTCAGGCCATCTTACCAGAAATCATATGAACGAAACCGTGCCATCCCCGGCTAAGTTGAAAAAGCCCGGAACGGACGAAATCCTGCGTCATAGGGTGTGTACCAATGAATGACCGCAATAAAGTTGAAGGTATCGTTATGATGAGCGATGAATCGCGTGCTGCCGTGAACCACCGGCAAGAAGTCGCATACGAGAACCACCGGACGGAGTTAATCAAGTGGCTTTCGCGTATGGGGAAGAACCCTGATCAACTGGAAGGGTACGCATACGACACTGCGAAGGTGTACGCAAGCGTTCTCGATAAGTTCCATCGGTGGGCTTGGGAGCATCGAGGAGAGTTCAGCCTCGATATTGACCACGAAGACGCCGACACTTATATTCGGGAAATGGTGATGGCGGATAACGAGTATTCATCGAGCTATCTCCACAACATCAAGCTCGCACTCAAGGCGTACTTTCGCTACCGCGACGACGCCGATGAGTGGGAGTCGCCGATAACCATTTCCTCGGATTCGGGAGCCAAACAGCCCAAAGCCTTCCTACATCAGGAGGAGCGGAAAGCGATCCGAGAGGCTTCCCTAGAGTTCGGAACAGTCCCGTCATACCACGCGCTTGACCCGGATGGTCGAACGGAGTGGAAGAAGCATCTTGGTCGGAGGTACGGAAAGCCGATGAAAGAGGTCGGCCCGAAGGATTTCGAACGGGCAAACGGATTCAAATACCCGAGTCTTGTGCATACGAGTCTCGATGCTGGGCTTCGACCTGTCGAGGTAGAACGAGCTAAGACGTACTGGGTAGACCCCGATAACGCCGCGCTCCACATCCCTGCGGATGAGTCGTCGAAGAACGAGGACAACTGGTCGGTCAGTCTCCGCCGGGAAACGGCAGAATACCTTACTCGATGGATGGAGGAACGGCAGATGTACGAGAAGTATGACGACACCGATGCACTATGGCTAACGCGCCACGGCAACCCCTATGGTTCTTCTTCATTGAAGTACCTACTCAACCAACTGCGCGAGATCGGTGATATCGAACGGGAATTGTCGTGGTACGCTATCCGGCACTCAACGGGAACATATATGGCACGAGAAGAGGGTCTTGCAGCCGCACAGTCCCAGCTCCGTCACCAGTCCGTGGAGACGACGATGAAATACGACAACATCTCCGTCGAGGACCGACGTGACGCACTTGACAGGATGGGGTAAAGGGAAATACGCTTATATTGAAAATATTCGGCTGGTAATAGATGAGAAAGGCCGGAAAGTACAGGTGAACTACTAACCGCTACGCGACGACTCTTTTTCGTACCTGATCGTAGGCCTTGTCCTGCCTCACTGCGTTAACTGTTGGTTGATCGGTCGGCAGTATTTCTGGGTCTTCTAGTGTACCCGTCAATGCAAGACTTGTCCCCCATCCCTCCTGTTCCTGTATCTGGTACATTCCACGGGCGATATTCTCTATGTATTGTCTTTTCTCTCGGGTCGGGTCTGTTACGAACTGTTCTAAGCTCTCACCGAACTCGTCTGATACTAGAGTGCCATCAATTACAGCTTCTGGTGAATCTAGATTCCTATCTGGGTTATTGTCATAACCAGTGATGCTCATATCGTCTACCAGTTGGAATAGTACTCCTCCGATATAGTCTCCTGTAGCATTGAGCCCGCCGAATGTGTTCTCACCTAATCCGAGAATATTGTCTTCGGAACTCTCTAGCTCTCTTGCTTTAGTGTAGTCTAGAGCCGTTACGTAGTGTTCTGGGAACATTGTTCCCTCGTCTCCAGGCTCTGAGTCTCT from Halolamina sediminis encodes:
- a CDS encoding tyrosine-type recombinase/integrase, producing the protein MSDESRAAVNHRQEVAYENHRTELIKWLSRMGKNPDQLEGYAYDTAKVYASVLDKFHRWAWEHRGEFSLDIDHEDADTYIREMVMADNEYSSSYLHNIKLALKAYFRYRDDADEWESPITISSDSGAKQPKAFLHQEERKAIREASLEFGTVPSYHALDPDGRTEWKKHLGRRYGKPMKEVGPKDFERANGFKYPSLVHTSLDAGLRPVEVERAKTYWVDPDNAALHIPADESSKNEDNWSVSLRRETAEYLTRWMEERQMYEKYDDTDALWLTRHGNPYGSSSLKYLLNQLREIGDIERELSWYAIRHSTGTYMAREEGLAAAQSQLRHQSVETTMKYDNISVEDRRDALDRMG